A segment of the Streptomyces sp. NBC_00376 genome:
GCGCCCCGGCTGATCAGTCCGCTGCTGGGCACTGGGTTCCTAGGCGGCTTCACCACGTTCTCCCACTACACGGACAATGTGGGGCAGCTCTTCGAGAACGGGCAGCCCGGATACGCGGTTGGCTGTCTGCTGCTGACGGTCGTCGCGGCGCTGGCCGCCGTGACGGCGGGCGCCTTCGCCGCGCATCTGGCCCTCGGACGCGGCTACGCGGACCAGAACGGCACCCGATGACCGACTGGCTGCTCGTGCTCGTCGGCGGACTCTTCGGCGCTCCGCTGCGCTATCTGCTCGGTGTCGACGCCAAGTTCCGCCTCCACACTGCGTTCCCGTGGGGGACCTTCGCGGCCAACGCGGGCGCGGCGCTGTTCCTCGGCTTCCTCTCCGAGGCGGTGACCGACGGGGAGCTTGGGCCCCGGCTCCAGCTGCTCCTCGCCACCGGTTTCTGCGGTGCGCTGTCGACCTGGTCGACGTTCTCGTACGAGCTGCTGACCCTGACGTCGGCCCGTCGGCTGGCCATGGCGGCCGGATATCTGGTGCTCACCGTCGGCGCGGGCGTCGGGCTGTCGTTCGCCGGGGCGGCCGTGGCGCGGGCGGCCCTGTGAACGGCGCACGCCCCGACCGGCCGAGCTCCGGACCGCGCGATGCGGTCCGGAGCTCGGGTGTGGTGGCGCCGGGAGGGTGAAGCGGGGTCAGTCGATGCCGGGCAGGATGTGCGGCTCGGCGAGGTCGTCCTCGTAGCCGGCCAGCCGGATCGGTGCGGACCTGGCCCAGACCTCGATGTTCCGGAGCTTCTCGGGCCTGCGGGCCCGCTCTCCGTGCCGTTCGGCCGGTCGCTTCTCGTGCTTCGTCAGTTCCGGTGTCGTCACCGCGCACTCCTTTGTGTCGCGTAGCCCCGGGCATCGCCGACGTTCCGGCCTCATTACCGGGGATCGGCTGCCCGTGGTGGGCAGGGGCAAGAACAGTTCGGTCGCGGTGGCGCCGGGTACGGGGCGGGACGGCGACTTGGTTGAAAGCCTGTCCCGGGACGGTCGAGGAAGGTTTGTGGACTCCTCGATTACGTCCGTTCACATCAGGGTAACCAAATGAGCGCCTTCGCGCTCGATGGAACGTGTGCTCTAGGTCACTTTCGGCCACCGAACACGCAAAAGGCCCGGTCGGGAGCGAATCCCGACCGGGCCCGGCCCGGCTCACGCACGATGCGTCATCGCGCGACTACCAGTTGGCGGGTGCGTAGTCCTTGAGGAAGCAGCCGTACAGATCCTCGCCGTCCTCGCCGCGCACGATCGGGTCGTAGACGCGGGCGGCGCCGTCGACCAGGTCGAGCGGGGCGTGGAAGCCCTCCTCGGCGAGACGGATCTTGTCGGGGTGCGGGCGCTCGTCGGTGATCCAGCCGGTGTCGACGGCGGTCATCAGGATGCCGTCCTTCTCGAACATCTCCTGGGCGCTGGTCCGGGTGAGCATGTTCAGGGCGGCCTTGGCCATGTTGGTGTGCGGGTGGCCCGCGCCCTTGTAACCGCGGCTGAACACGCCCTCCATCGCGGAGACGTTGACCACGTAGGCGCGCTTGGCGGCCGTCGCCGCCATGGCCGGGCGGAGCCGGCTGATCAGGATGAACGGGGCGGTGGAGTTGCAGAGCTGGACTTCCAGCAGCTCGATCGGCTCGACCTCCTCGACGGTCTGGATCCAGCTGTTGGTGTCGTGCAGGTCGGGCACCAGTCCGCCCGCGTCGATCGCCGTCCCGGCGGCGATCCGCTCCAGCGACGCGGAGCCGGTCACCAGCGCGAGCTCGGTCACGTCCTGCGCGCTCAGGCCCTCCTTGCGGGCGGCCGGCAGGGCCGCGACCCGGTCGACGGTGCCGCTGCCGAAGGTGCCGATGACCTCGGCGGCGGGCAGCTCGCCCGCCGGGAGCGGCGCCGACTCGGCGTTGACCAGTTCGCTGTACGCGTTGGCGGAGCGGCGCACCGTCTGCGCCGCGTTGTTGATCAGGATGTCCAGCGGGCCCTCGGCGGCGACCGAGTCGGCGAGCGCGACGACCTGGGCGGGGTCGCGCAGGTCGATGCCGACGATCTTCAGTCGGTGGATCCACTCGTCGCTGTCCGGCATCGCCTTGAAGCGGCGGATCGCGTCGTTGGGGAAGCGAGTGGTGATGGTGGTGTGCGCCCCGTCGCGCAGCAGCCGCAGCGCGATGTACATGCCGATCTTCGCCCGGCCGCCGGTCAGCAGCGCGCGCCGGCCGGTGAGGTCGGTGCGGGCGTCGCGGCGCGCGCGGTTCTCCTTCGCGCACGGCTGGCAGAGCTGGTGGTAGAAGGCGTCCACCTCGACGTAACGGGTCTTGCAGATGTAGCAGGAGCGGGGCCGCTGGAGCACTCCCGCGATCTCGGCGCGGGCGGACGAGGACGGCAGGACGCCCTGCGTCTCGTCGTCGATCCGGTCGGCCGAGCCGGTCGCGGTGGCCTCGGTGACCGCCTTGTCGTGCGCGGTCTTGGCGGCGCGGCGCTCCTGGCGGCGGCGCTGCTTCACCGTCCGGTAGATACCGGCCGTGGCACGGCGCACGGCGATGGCGTCGGGGTGGTCGATCTCGATGGTGTCGAGTTCGTCGAGCACGCTCAGGCAGACGGCCAGCCGCTCCGGGTCGATACCGGGACCGAACTCCTCAGTTCCGGGAGCGAGCCCCGGGCTGTCCTCTGTCACCGTCATTGCCGTTCCTCTGCCGTCCGTCTCTCGTGGCGCCGACCGCCGTACCTGCTCCTGCCGGGCCGAACGCCCCGATCAAGTCTGCCATGCACCGGATGCTGCTCCGTTCGCGTGACATGTCGCGGGAGATGTCGCGGAACATGTCACGCGACTTCGCGCCCGCGTTCACTCTCGCGTTCGGCGCGGATGCGGGCGGCCGCCTGCCGCCCGGCGCCCCGACGTCTCCTCCACAAGACGGTCACATATGCTTCGCTGCCATACGGCCGGGGCGAGCCGTGCCGTACGTACGAGGGGGTGCAGTGTGACCGGGCTCCCCGCGGGCAGCTCTCCGGCCAGACCCGCGCGTTCGGACGCCATCCCCGTACAGCCGGGTCCTCCCCCGGTCGGCAATGGCTCGGTGTGGGACGTCGATGCCGTGATCCTGCTGGTCGAGGACGACGCCGGCGATGCGCTCCTGGTGGAGGAGATGCTCGCGGACAGCGAGCTGGACTCCGCGCTGACCTGGTGCAAGACGCTGGCGGAGGCGCGCCGTTTCCTGGCCGGGAGCCGGACCCCGTGCTGTGTGCTGCTCGATCTGCATCTGCCCGACGTGTTCGGTCTGGACGCCGTCACCCAGCTCGTCGAGTCGGCTCCGGACGCGGCCATCGTGGTGCTGACCGGCCGGGCGGAGTCCGATACGGGCCTGTCGGCCGTGGCCACCGGCGCCCAGGACTACCTCGTCAAGGGACGGCTCGATCCGGAGGCGCTGGGCCGCTCGGTCCGGTACGCCCTCCAGCGCAAACAGGTCGAGCGGGCGGCGGCGGCCCTGCGCGCCAACCGGCTGATGGCGCAGGAGAACGCTCGCCTCGAACGCGGTCTGCTGCCCGTGCCCCTGCTGCTCGACGACTCCTTCGAGGCGGTCGCGCGGTACGAGCCCGGCCGGGCGCACGCCCTGCTCAGCGGGGACTTCTACGACGTGGTGGAGACGTCCGACGGCACGGTGCACGCGGTGATCGGCGATGTGTCGGGGCACGGGGCGGCGGAGGCGGCTCTGGGGGTCTGTCTGCGGGTGGCGTGGCGTACGGCGGTGCTGTGCGCGACCGGCCAGCTCGAACAGGTCCGGCTGCTGGAGGAGATCCTGGTCGCCGAGCGCTCCGACCCCCATGTCTTCGCGACCGTCACCTCACTGGCCTTCGCCCCGGACCGGCGCCGGGTGCGGGTGGTTCGGGCCGGGCACCCGGGGCTGCTGCTGCGCAGCGGTGCCCGGGTGAGCTGGGAGGAGCCCGAGCCCGGGATGGCGCTGGGTCTGGTGCCGGGAACGGGGACCGAGCGGTGGAGCGCCTCGGAGCTGCCGCTGCCCGGGGACGGCCGCCTCGTGCTGTTCACCGACGGGCTCTTCGAGGG
Coding sequences within it:
- a CDS encoding PP2C family protein-serine/threonine phosphatase, whose protein sequence is MTGLPAGSSPARPARSDAIPVQPGPPPVGNGSVWDVDAVILLVEDDAGDALLVEEMLADSELDSALTWCKTLAEARRFLAGSRTPCCVLLDLHLPDVFGLDAVTQLVESAPDAAIVVLTGRAESDTGLSAVATGAQDYLVKGRLDPEALGRSVRYALQRKQVERAAAALRANRLMAQENARLERGLLPVPLLLDDSFEAVARYEPGRAHALLSGDFYDVVETSDGTVHAVIGDVSGHGAAEAALGVCLRVAWRTAVLCATGQLEQVRLLEEILVAERSDPHVFATVTSLAFAPDRRRVRVVRAGHPGLLLRSGARVSWEEPEPGMALGLVPGTGTERWSASELPLPGDGRLVLFTDGLFEGRSGPGSRLGEEGLLAMARRHGALAARDFVDTLVDEAARAASPYGGLADDVAVLHLGWGRSGPR
- a CDS encoding SDR family NAD(P)-dependent oxidoreductase gives rise to the protein MTVTEDSPGLAPGTEEFGPGIDPERLAVCLSVLDELDTIEIDHPDAIAVRRATAGIYRTVKQRRRQERRAAKTAHDKAVTEATATGSADRIDDETQGVLPSSSARAEIAGVLQRPRSCYICKTRYVEVDAFYHQLCQPCAKENRARRDARTDLTGRRALLTGGRAKIGMYIALRLLRDGAHTTITTRFPNDAIRRFKAMPDSDEWIHRLKIVGIDLRDPAQVVALADSVAAEGPLDILINNAAQTVRRSANAYSELVNAESAPLPAGELPAAEVIGTFGSGTVDRVAALPAARKEGLSAQDVTELALVTGSASLERIAAGTAIDAGGLVPDLHDTNSWIQTVEEVEPIELLEVQLCNSTAPFILISRLRPAMAATAAKRAYVVNVSAMEGVFSRGYKGAGHPHTNMAKAALNMLTRTSAQEMFEKDGILMTAVDTGWITDERPHPDKIRLAEEGFHAPLDLVDGAARVYDPIVRGEDGEDLYGCFLKDYAPANW
- a CDS encoding fluoride efflux transporter FluC, whose product is MTDWLLVLVGGLFGAPLRYLLGVDAKFRLHTAFPWGTFAANAGAALFLGFLSEAVTDGELGPRLQLLLATGFCGALSTWSTFSYELLTLTSARRLAMAAGYLVLTVGAGVGLSFAGAAVARAAL